aacaaatccTGGCATCATATTTTCTGGAACCACTACACAAATTAAACACAATGAAACATGATCAGTCCACATCAATTCATGGCAATACATTTCTGGAACCATTACACAAACAAAATGAGACATGATCATAGAGAGCATCAGTTCATAACTAAGCCTAGcattttaaaacaaaacaagactGATCATGTACAAAATTCCATTCTTCCAAGAATCTTCCGAGTATCCAACTAACCATTCACAATTGAATTAAGCCATTACCTACAAAAATTTAATACCATTTGGCCTATTCACAAAAAGCATGTTGAACTTGACTCCTCATCCATATTAGTGGAACTTGTCTCCCCATCTTTGTTAATAGCAGGTCTAcataaaaaaagtaaaaataaagtGATAAATAACAATCAATAAAATTGTTGACATAAAAAATAATGTCAAACACAATTAACTATAGGTTCTTACATTCCATGAAGTGTTGGACAATTTCTTTTGTCATGTGACTGGCCAAATAGTCCACATCCATGGCATTGCCTACGTTGACTGTCCTTTACCTTAActttcctcttctctttttctttcttcaacctTCTTCCACACCCTTTTGCCCTCACTTGATATGGTTCATTAAAAATATGCTGAACATTATCAACCTTGGTCTCCAAAACTACTACATTTTGTTGGCTTTCGTTACCAATCAATGTTTTAATATTCTCCAAGAAAGCATCCAAAGATTTCATAAAAAGCTGGCTAGCCTCCTCACTCACCATTGCCTTATCAATTGCATTTGTAGCATGCTGCAATAGTTTAGTCCTCCTTGCAAGTGAAGCTTTGTTGTCTTTAATTTCCATTCCATCAGAATCTAACACAACACTCTGTCTTGCAGCTTTGGTCCATCTCTTCAAGATGTACTGAGTAGGAAATTTATCAACATCTTATTTTTAATCAAATATGACAAAACATGTCGACGCGGGAGCCCTTCACTCTCAAACTTTCTATAGCTGCATGATGCAAAATCAGAGACTTTTTCATAAGTCAGTTCACAAGACTTCATGGTATCTAGGTTCTTTCGCATAACCTTAAATACGCAATGAGTGACATTTTCTCTTGGAAGTTCTAGTTTATATTTGAAGCTCTCTCTCAACTGTTCTTGAACTTCACAAAATATCTTATGTGTATAAATGTTGGCCATATGATCTTCAATGTCAAGTGACATGACAGTTCTTGCCTTCTCATCAATATTGATATGATCCTCCTCTAACTCATGATGGCATTGATGAAGAAGTCCCCTCTTAAATTGAACCATAAATTCCACCAATGAATTCCACTCAGAAACATAATACTTGAAGAAAGAATGCTGACTCTCTGCTCTTTGACTACTTGACATTCCTGCTGAGAAAGCATGATTTACATGTGCTGCTATCCATGATGAACAAATTTCATATATTGACTGCAACCACTTGTTATCACTCAACtcatttttttcaataatttaaGTCCATCttgagtcaaactcctctctACAATTTGAATTCCATATGCAGCTATGAAAGTCTTGGTAGTAATCCCGATATTTAATCGCATCTAGCTTCTCATAAAACTTATTTAGAATGTGCCTACTACAATATCTATGAAATGTTTGTGGGAGTGCTTCTGAAATCGCTTTAGTCATAGCAGGATCTTGGTCAGTAATAATCATTTTGGAGGCATTTCTTGGCATAGCCTttagaaattccttgaataaccaaacaaaagaattaGTTGTCTCATCATTTAAGAATGCAAAAGCAAAGATGATTGTCTGCCCATGATTATTAACACCAGTGAATGGTGCAAAAATCATTCCATACTGATTTCTGTTGTATGTAGTGTCAAAGATAACTACATCTCCATAAAAGCTGTAAGCCCGTCTTGAAATTGAATCAGCCCAAAAGCACTGTGTTACTCTGTTTTCCTCATTTGACTCCATTATATAGATAGAAGAagaatctttttctttctcattctgAAAATGCATGTATAATAGATCTCCATCATGCCACTTCTTCTCTTGACCACAACTTCttccataattatacaaatcacGTTGTGTACAACCAATATTTTCAATACCACCCGCCTGAACACCAAAGAATTCAAACTGTACGTTTATGTTTCTGAACATTTACCAAGCTTAGTTGCTGTGATAGAACTGTGTTAACTTTTGAAACACGATGGTGAGATCTCAACAAATGTACTTTAGGCGGGCTTGTTAATGGGTGGTTGTGACCCTCGACAAATACAGAGATTGCATATCTTCCAGACTCCTTTCTCACAACTACAATTCTTGCTTTACAACCCACTTTTGGTAATCCTCTCTTACGTTTTTCTCCTTGAACCTCGGAAGTTCCTTGCTTATAACAGACATACTCCTTCCTCATAAGTTGGGTATTATATTTGTTGGTTGCACTAGAATTACTTCTAATACTGAACCCTGCTTCTTTTGCATATCTATTGTAGAAAGTGGCAACCTCATCTATTGTTTCAAACTCTTGGTGTAATTTAGGCATCAGCTCTGCTTTTACTTGAGGAATATAAACATGATCATCCTCTAACTCCATTCAATTAAAACTGAAAAGCACACATACACCCAACCTAAATTTGTTAGTCAGCAGTGCCgatgaaaagaaaagatagaaagaaagaagaaacccaGAAACAGAAAGATACCATACCATAACACAATCAATGAAAACACCATAACTtcgacaaaagaaagaaagaagaaacctaGAAATAGAAAGAAGTAAAGTCCCAAATACggtaaaaccctaaattttgtaattgaaaatcaaacaaatcagaaaagagagagaatccaTACTCTAGTTGTGTTTCTCTGCTTCCAAGTCTCCAACTTTTGGCGCAAAAATTTCAAGGGAGGTCTGAAAAATCCCAAATCTTCAAACACAGAAAACTCAAAGCTTTTCCTTATACGGTGACTTGGAGACCTTTATCAGGGTCTTCACCGGTGAAGAACTCCGGCTACCACGTCATCGTCAAACCCAAACGGCAGCAGTGAGGAGGACTAAGGAGATGACGAGGTTCAGCGATAAttttgatgagagagagagagagagagagagagagagagagagagagagagagagaggaaagagaaGAAAGCTTGGGTTGCAACAATCTTCCAACATGAGACGAGTTTCAAGCATCAATGTAGTGTAGACATGGATTGGAAGACATTGATTTTGGGTCGAGAATGAGAGAAACTTTGGTTTTGTCGTTGGGAGTGGAGACTTTCCAGTCAGGTTTGAAGTATAAGACTTGAGACTCGTCCTGCGATTGTTATTGGAAGATTTCTATTTGAACTGTTGCTTTTCAATTAAAGCAATCAACGGCTCAGATCGTTTCGTCCGCAAATTTAGAAAGTCACGGACGTCCTTCCTCGATCcagactgtatatatatatatatgacaatctaccattctttatgttgtgtataataagagaaaactaatcaactaaaatgttacacaaaaaataaagtagtaaactaatgatataatttatttcatatctaatttacaaaagaagcaTGTGTGTATGTTTCATCTTAacaataccattgaaagtgagcttaattaggtagaaggattaaggcttccagagctatagtgataaaaataaaaataaattattagatgagagcagaggaggatagtgggaaaataggtctaagacaaaatagatgagtgtcacctattgagagctgcttcttcttctttttttcttttctttttttttggtgaagagctttttcattttttgagtgagaaagaatccatcaaaatctcttggaaaatggttggatttttttttatagttttgatatgtaaaaaaaaacactataaaatccttcaaaatccagcatttaatAAAATCCTTAAAAATCAGTATAATTTTGAATATCTGCAGATTTGAATgaataattttaaatcttaattgaatacatcaagattttaaaggattgtttaaaatctcaattgaatacccatagattttcaaaatacaaaaaaatcttgtagactcttaaatgaatacacccCTCTTAAAAAGTTACCATCGAATGAAGTTTTTGTGTGCTACACATTGTAGGAATGTACCGAAGGATTGCAATGTTGGAAATTTTTAGGGTATGAGGTTACCAATTGAGTTGTTAGAGAAACAAGGTATAATATTATAAGCAAACTTTTTTTTTGATCGGGTAGTTAgctgttagtaactcacacacccatgcagtggtatcccaACGCCAGGACACCTGTACTGACATTGCGGTGAAAGCCAGACTAATTCACAGCATTGCAGACACAAGAATCCaaagggtccctcaaatctACTGGCCACGGGATAGAGCTGAGATTCGAACGCTAGACCTAAGGATTCCAGACTAGGCCGTTCAATTGCAATGTTGGAAATTTTTAGGGTATGAAGTTACCAATTGAGTTATTAGAGAAACAAGGTATAATATTATAAGCAAACTTTGGTCTAAGGAAATAATGTCAACAAAGTTTTGTGACTGCTTGattaatttttactttttattagaagaaaattcataaaaaaaaagtagaaaagtTTTGTTGGCATTTGCTACAACTTTGATAATTGCGTCACCGTTTTACAGAAGAATTGTTACTTTCAACCAACAATACGCTTGTGATAATCattacaagaaaaaaagaagcaagGAAAAATGGCAAGTACATTCAACTAATATAATCTacataaattaaataaaagaatgaGTACAACGATGATCATTTGGCCCTTTCGGGCTGTTTAATAAGTTAGTTCAcggccgaaaaaaaaaaatatgatgatCATTTGGTGACCATTACAACAAactaagaccatctccaaccGTTCTGTCAAATGACACGGTGGAGACTCAACGGCAACAAATGAAAGATGAAAATGGTCCAACAGATCTGTCAAATCCTACGTGGATTTGACATTCCAATTCtcactgtcaaatttgacagatctTACAACTCTGTcaaattgtttcttttcattttttaatgccgagtccttctcttcttctccttcttccttttcttctctctttcttcctacCCAGATCTGTTCTTAGAATCTGGGCATCTGTTGATGATGAAAGAAAGAGATTAACCACTGCTCTATCAACAAAGACTGATGAGAGAAATCAAGCCATATAAAGCCAATATTAAAAGTCGAATCCTTTTCCTGCACACCAACACCCAAGCTGAGAAATCAAGTCATCTATTGTTGGCTTGTTGCccatcaaagaagaaaaaagaaacccaaagaagaagaagaagaacgaagatcaaaagagataaagaagaaaagTCGAATCATTTCCTGCAGACCAACACCCAAGCTGAGAAATCAAGTCATGTTGGCTTGTTGCCCatcaaaaaagaacaaagaaatccaaaaaagaagaagaacgaagatcagaagagataaagaagaaaagTTGAATCCTTTTCCTGCAGACCAACACCCAAGCGGCTCAATCTGTTGTTGGCTTGTTGCccatcaaagaagaagaaaaaaacccaaagaagaagaagaacgaatcagaagagataaagaagaaagagaaaaaaaaatagttttctttttgttataaaaatttcaaaaaataataaaataatatataaatataactaATATGTTGGATCAAAAAATTGTCAAAAATGACCGTGACACATTatccttcaaattcaaatttgacacatGATTTTTGAAtaatctgttggagatgctcaaGAAATCGAAGTATCTGCATTTGGTGCCAAATTCAAGAAATCGAAGTATCAGCATTTGGTGCCATGCCATATTCCCAATTCCCAAACAACAACTTTAAGTCATTCTCTAAAGGCGTCAGGTTGAGATCCATGTCCAAAAACATCACACTCTTACTATTCGACCTCATTAGCCCCGGAATCTTCGAGGCACCAGCAACTGCGGCAGCTGCAGGAACTGGAGAACTGCACCCAGCATTCGTCATTCTATGCCTTCTCATATGACCTCCCAACGCTTGTCCCGAACTAAACTCCAGCCCGCATATGGAGCACTcgtgctttttctttttcgtcTTGCCTTTCCCCGATTCGGTCTCAATTTTCGGATCTTGATCACTGCCCATTAACGTTCCCGGCCTCTTGTGGCTTGCTCTGTGACCACCAAGAGCTTGGAAAGACGGGAATTGGCGTTTGCAGGTTTTGCACTCGAACACGTGGTTTGGGGAAGATGAGCATTTTTTGAAGTTGGTCTCTAACCTGTTAACCGATACTCAAGTCAACGAAATATGAGCTGGTATCAGTATTGACCAGTGTGTGGAGTACAGCTGTCATCCATGAAGTGGGCACTGGCCTTAGCTACTGTGGTTTTTACCTTGCTatgagtaattactatatttCGGTTTGTAATAACGTTTAGGGAGTTTCTCTAACTATATATATCTGTTGTAATGTGAGTTTCGTGTGTGTGGCATTAATTGAAGAAACACAGAAATTTTCTTCTGCTCTTTCTCTcatttctcttccttcttctctatTACTTCGTGCTTAAGCTCTTCAAGGTTAGCTATGGCTGCCatgttatcatggtatcagagcttcggCTCATGATCCTGTGCTAATCATGATTAATCTGATTGTGTTTTTCAGCTCGCTTCCGCATTTGTTCGAGATTTTGAGAGcagaaaccctagtttttcaGTCTGCATTGATTTTCTCTTCAATCTAAGCTCACAAGGTTATAGCTCTGTTAATTTCTTTGCTTGTTATATTGTGAAGCTCTGTATAATCACTATTTGGTTGTGCGAGATTTAGATCTGTTACGATTTGCTAGATCTACTTGAAATCGATGTGTGCTCGTGCTTGATTGTGAAGAATATATATGATTATGAACATTTGAGCCTTGTTGATTCTGTTTTAGAATCTGAGGTGCTAGATCTACTTAGCTTGTGCAACATCGTTGATTCTGTGTTTATTGAAGTTTACTACAGTGGTATCTACTGTGATTGATGAGTAACAATGGTGAATTTCATAAACTTGTGAAGATTACTACTGAGTGGGTAATAATTGTTCATAATTGAAGGAGTTATGATGATAACATAATTCGTGATAACATAAATGTTGTGTTAAATCTCATAAGGTTGATAATATCTTGATAACTTGTAGATTCAAGTCAAGTTTGTTGACAGAAATGGCTATTACACAGTCTGATATCAACTCACTTCTGAGCATGATTACTGTGAAACTAAGTGAGAACAATTTTGTTAAGTGGAGCTTTCAATTCCAGTCAGTGTTGGAAGGGAATGATCTCTTCAGCTACTTTGATGGTAGCTATCCTTGTCCACCTCGATTTGTCCTGACTGAGGAGGGATCTGTTACTAATGAGGTTACTCAGGCCTATAAACAATGGAAAAAGATTGATAAGGCACTTCTAGGACTTCTTATGGCCACTCTAGATGATGAGATTATGGAAATCATTGTTGGCAGCAAGTCTTCCCATGAAGCTTGGCTTGCTTTGCAAGAGAGATTCTCAACTGTGTCAAGAGCTAACATCATTCAGCTTAAGACTGACCTGCAGACCATTAAGAAAGGTGCTGATTCTATTGATAAGTATCTACTTCGCATTAAGCATGCCCGAGATCAGTTAAGCTCAGTTGGTGTTCATATTGTTGATGAGGACATTGTTGTGGTCACTCTCAATGGCCTTCCTGAGGAGTACTCTATGATCAAGACTGTTATTCGTGCCCGAGATAGCTCTATTTCTCTCAAGGATTTCAGAGCACAACTCTTAGCTGCTGAGAGAGATATTGAGGCACAGTTTACTTCACATAACTCTATGACTGCCATGGCTGCTCAAGGGACCAACTTCAGGACCAACAACAATAGTTCTTCAAACTACTTCAACAATGATAAGGGCAAAGGAGTGTGGAATGGCAAACAACCCAACTGGAGCTCTAATAAACAGTTTACTCAAGGAGATAATCAGGACTTTAAAGGTTACAATGCCACTGAGTGTCAGATTTGTAATAAGAAAGGGCACACTGCCTCTACCTGTTATCAAAACTCTGAGTGCAGTTACTGCCACAAGAAAGGTCATATTGCCAGTAAATGTTTTCAGAATCCTGCTTCACCTGATTTCAAAGGCAACAATTTGGAGTACAGGAATAATATTGGTCCTTCTCCTGAGTGCCAAATCTGTGGCAAGAAGGGGCATACTGCAGTCAATTGTTTCTACAGAAATGATATCCCTGTCAATCATCCATCACACTCAGTGATTGTCTGTCAAATTTGTGGATTGAAAGGTCATGCTGCTCTTGACTGTCACCATAGAAGCAATTATGCTTATCAGGGTGCAGAACCACCCACTACTCTTACAGCTATGAGTGCTCATTCATCTGGGGCATGTTCATCTGGATCTTCTGGAGCATGTTCATCAGGATCTCAGGTTAATGAAGTATGGATTGGTGATACTGGTGCCACTCACCATATGACTTCTGATCTCAGGAACCTCACCATTGCTCATCCTTTTGAGTCTTCCAAGTCAATTACCATTGGAAATGGTGAAGGTTTGCATATCAAACATATTGGCTCTGCAAATATTACACCTGCTGATCATACATTCAAGCTTAATAATGTGTTACATGTTCCTCACTTAGCAGTCAATTTACTATCATTTAACAAACTCTGTAAGGACAATCATTGCTTTATTGTCATGGATGATGTTGATATATGTGTGCAGGACAAGGCATCAAAGGCACTACTGTACAAAGGAAAGAGTAATGGGGAAGGACTCTTCTTGTTCAAAACACCAAACCTCACACAACCTTATAATCATTCTCACACTGCATTTATTGGATCTGCTGTCAAGTCTACAATCTGGCATCAAAGACTTGGTCATCCATCTTCTGATATTGTTTCAAGGATGTTATCTCAGTCTAGGATAACATACAATAATGATTCTTCCACTCATATGTGTGTTGATTGTCTTAGTGGTAAGATGCATAGGTTACCATTCTCTGAGTCTGTATCTCAATCTGTATCACCTTTTCAAAAGGTTCATAGTGATCTCTGGGGTCCTGCTCCATGCTTGTCTGTTGAAGGCTTCAAGTACTATGTAACCTTCATTGATGACTACACCAAATTTGTATGGATATATCCACTCATCAATAAATCTGAAACTTTCTCCACTTTTGTTAAGTTCTATAACTTTGTGAGTACTCAGTTTCATATCCTTATTCAATCTCTTCAAACTGATGGAGGAGGTGAGTTCAATAGCAAGGCATTTCAATCTTTTCTTGATAGCAAAGGGATTCTgcatctgataggagcattttaatgtgatattttaatagttaattcctcacattttgcttagttaattccttaactgaatcgatttttaattcaatttctatttttaggtacattggagtaaatgaaggtgaaatgagcgttaggttaataattacctggaaatgatggagaaaaatggaaatgtactaaaagatcaattttacacatattcctactccggctaggagaaaccaagccaagcaaagaagaaggagcggccgcctgaccaaatgaacttcaaatgagctaaaaccttccagatccattctagacacccaaaggatcatttcttatgaagagtgccagagaaaaatatgagtggaaggccttcaaacaatcagcccaattttctacagaagcaaaaccggaaaactggacctgtaagaggtccagcagcatttccggcccaaccacatggattgaagctctgaaaatttgtcaggttgatctacactcatagtggaacatttcatatgaagaagttgaagacatataatgaagtcttgttggagaaataattgaaggaataaaggggaagaaactgacctgaaaacagctcaacaccacatattcatgtttcccacccacatgaagaaagctagatgcttttctctttttccttggatatattttttctacaatctctttaatagatcatcatcacttccatgttgctgcaccttcatgctttgctttcatttcatcatttctctttcttttccatattttacaaatcactttcatactccactttcattattttttttccactcatcatttcactcttctttttcttccctatataaacaccaatttctgaatccataacacaaattccttcatccattccatcttctttgtctctccatttcctctccatatttctttttcattctctagttttcttgttcttcattttcaagccaagagaaagagaagccatgcaatacatcaatttcctaaccgccatccacccttgtgtcttccctagaagattgcttgctttcaaggatcttcaagttcttcatttcaaggctttatcattcatctttcaaggtgtattatatcctttctcttgttttctttgtttgattttgtaagactatgaattctagttaacaaataatgttaagggcaaagtttaaagcccgtttatatgttttgagataaagttgtgatttctatatgttgatttttatgttgcttatgtgggtttgtttaattaaatttgcatgatagaaaacttttgtattttaatcttatgtggttgcaaacacttagggttttgatataattggtgctaggtttaagaacatgaaatcgacttttcgttttgtgtaaacttgaatcaaagtagtaaaggttttgtgcaaagaccgaatttaattaaagaggattgcaattaggtggacttttccatactaagttgtacacttgagttgatagcctttctctatgtctaatgcgttgaacatgtcatgattgactagctttctagggcttgattgcatgtttgataggattaatctaggtgctttcgcttaggttaattagcattgaaaagtaaaatatggaaaatcatttgctttcgaatgtttcacatgatcaactcctctctcatgacatttaaaatcaactataggaattgtaattggatttcttgcatatggatgtggttttgatctttgttccttgcgttccacccttgtatatatgtttttacgttttctttattttatttattttaattttaattttaagaatcctaatcccccccccttatttgtgtttacttgtatatatttattctttattttattgttgtaaataatactttattattttaattctttatttgtttatacaattgtatatatttatattctttattttatttttgtaaataatacttttctttatttgtttcacaattacaagtgtaccctcaatccccggaatagaacgatccctacttacttatactactaacgacatttcagggttaaattgtgcgcttgccaAAAGCGGCATCAGCATCTCATTACATGTCCATATACTCCTCAGCAGAATGGAGTTGCAGAACGCAAAAACAGACACCTTGTTGAAACATGCATTACTTTGATGTCTGCTGCTAAGTTGCCTAAACCGTTCTGGTTCCATGCTGTGGCACATTCATCCTATCTCATTAACAGGATGCCATGCAAAACTCTCCAGTACCAATCTCCATTTTTCAAGCTCTTTGGTGTGCTTCCTGATTTGAAGTTTCTCAAGGTATTTGGTACTGCATGTTATCCTTATCTTAGGCCTTATTCTCATGATAAACTTGATCCAAGGACCACTATGTGTGTTTTCTTGGGATATGCTCTAGGCTATAAGGGTGTTTTCTGTTATAACATTGAGCAGAACAAATTATGGATGTGTCGACATGTGATTCATGATGAATCTACTTTTCCTTTCAAATCTTCCCCGTCTCCTCCTTGTGTTACTGCTCCTTCTTCGCCATCATCTGTCGCTTTTTCTATCTCACCTTCACCATCATCTGTCCCTTTTTCTACCTCACCTTCACCTGCTTCTCTTCCTGCTGCTTCTATCTCCTCTGGTTCTTCTTCCCTGTTGCCTGTCCTCACTTCTGATCAGTTACATGTTGTTCTTCCTTGTGAGCCTGTTTCTCATCCTTCTGCTGCTATCCCAGCCTTGGCTGATGGGGGAGGAGCTAGTAGAAACACAAGTCCTAGCTCATCAGATTCATCAAGTCCTAGCTCATCAGATTCTAGCTCATCAGATTCATCAAGTCCTAGCTCATCAGATTCATCATCTGATCCTGTGACTAGTGGTGCTGTATCGTTCTCTAATAATGACTTGCCAAGTGATAGTGATAATGGTGGTCTTCCACAAGAGCTAGTGTTTGTTGAAGATCAAGCTCAGACTTACAATAATCACTCTATGTTGACTAGAGCCAAGAATGGAATTGTGAAACATAAGACATTTCAAGATTATTGTGCTTACTCCTGTGTAGTTCAACAAGGTCTTGTTGATGAACTTGCCTATTTTAGTGGTTTTTCTGCTATCATGGATATACAAGATCCTATTGAACCAAAATCGTTTAGAGCTGCTGCAGGTATACCTGAATGGGATAAGGCTATGTATGAGGAGATTGATGCTTTGTTGAAACAAGGTACCTGGGAACTTGTTCCTTTACCTAAAGCAAAGAACATTGTTGGGAGCAAATGGATTTACAAGATCAAGAAAAATCCAGATGGATCAATTTCAAGGTATAAAGCCAGACTTGTTGCTCAAGGATTTAGTCAAGAAAAAGGATTGGATTATGATGAAACATTCAGTCCTGTGGTTAGGCATAGAACTGTTAGGCTTGTAGTTGCTCTTGCTGCAATGAACAAATGGGAGTTGAGACAGTTGGATGTTAAAAAtgcttttcttcatggtgatCTTAGGGAAGAAGTATACATGGTATAGCCACAGGGCTTTGTTGACTCTAAACATCCTGATCATGTGTGCTTGTTGAAGAAATCACTCTATGGTCTAAAACAAGTTCCTAGAGCTTGGAATGAGAAGTTTACTAATTTCCTGCCAGCTCTAGGGTTCCAGTTTTCACATTCTGATCCTAGCTTGTTTGTCAAGCATTCTGAGAAAGGTGTGACAATTTTACTTctgtatgtagatgatatt
Above is a genomic segment from Rosa chinensis cultivar Old Blush chromosome 3, RchiOBHm-V2, whole genome shotgun sequence containing:
- the LOC112194156 gene encoding zinc finger protein ZAT11, whose product is MGSDQDPKIETESGKGKTKKKKHECSICGLEFSSGQALGGHMRRHRMTNAGCSSPVPAAAAVAGASKIPGLMRSNSKSVMFLDMDLNLTPLENDLKLLFGNWEYGMAPNADTSIS